ctctctctccctcccatcGCAGGGTACGGGCAGTATAAGGGCTCTTGTGACGGATACTGTTCCCACATGTGTGGCAAAAGGGACGAGTGGACTTTCAGCCAGTCCTGTGGGAAGAGGTACTGCTGTATCCCCCCAcccaaaaagggaaaatgattGTGAAAGAGTCCAGCTGTGGAGGAAGAGCAGCACTCGTGGGAGGGTTCCCAGCGCTGTATCCATGGTGTGACAGAGACGGTGTTCACTGCTTTCAAGTAAAGATGGGCAGATATGATTTTTGTGTGCTGTGTGGTTCATTCACCTCCTGGGAGGGCAGCACCAGGAGAGGTTCTGCAGCCAGACCTCCCTGGACAGTGATCACGACACACCCCTGACAGCCCTGGACGTTTCCCACAGCCCCAGACTTGTGACAGCAAAGTGACACACTGGAAGAGAAGAGGCTTTGGGATTTTCCCATTGCTTCAAAGCAGGGTGGTGGCaaaggctgggaggggactgaCTGCCTAATATTGTGTCTCCCTCCGCCACAAGCTGAATCCCAGTTTAAAGGGACATAACAGCCCCCAGTGCCCCATAAGTGCCACTCAGCCTCTGCACTGGGGACCTCCCTCCCATTGTAGGGGTAGAGACTGGAGGCAAACAGCCACTGCCTTCACCTTGCACCCCCAAAATCCCACTCCCGGGGTGCCTCTAGAGCATCCTCATCCCAGTGCAGTCACTCAGGTTTCTTGGCCCCGTGGCTGTCCTGGACATGCACAAAGCAGGTGGCTTCTCAGTGTAGCCTATGACCAGATTATTCCCTTGGAGGTCACcgttaatggaagaaaaaacaaggtgGATTTCTGAGTGTCCCCCTCCGTACCCCCTCCACTGCATGATAAACCACTCACTGCAGGCTTCCTGCAGAGGGGCGGGGAGCAATCTGGTGTTGGGTGGCCCAGACTATCCTGGCAAAGGGCAGCCAGACAAGCCTCAGGAGCAACATTGGAGGGAGAGATGTTTGTGTCAAAAAGGGTCAATTTCCTGACTGGCTCATGGGACAGAGAACAGTCCTGTTTCTCTGAAAccctccaggaaaaaaaagaataagttTCCAATCATGGGGCCTTTCAAACCCAGAAAAAGGCTACTGTTGGACTGATAGATGCtgcaggagaagagaggagatgCAGACCTCTGCCTTGCAGAAAGATTGTTTAATTTCTGCAGGGGGAAGGTCCGTGTCTCCTCTTTTCTGCAGCATCCCTGGTGGTCAGCAGAGATCTTGGCACTACAGCCAGTACATGGAGTTGAGGGGAAAAGTGATTTCTTCCAAAGGctaatttctgtatttgttcCGAACTCGTCCAATTGCCAGGGGAGTCTGAACACACGGTGCCTGCAGGCGTGTCTCTGCTGCCAGCCGGGCAGGTGAAGCCACCCTTCGTGTCTCTATGTACAGCGTAGGGTGCTCCAAGGGGCTTGCTACTGTGGTCCAAATGA
This Phalacrocorax aristotelis chromosome 3, bGulAri2.1, whole genome shotgun sequence DNA region includes the following protein-coding sequences:
- the LOC142055695 gene encoding small basic protein 1-like, which codes for MRVLCVVFAVLLLFSLATPGYGQYKGSCDGYCSHMCGKRDEWTFSQSCGKRYCCIPPPKKGK